Sequence from the Xenorhabdus nematophila ATCC 19061 genome:
AAGGCAGGAAGCGGACGGGCCATTGCATGGTTAATCCCCTCAATAGCAGATCAGTCAAAACGGGCATATGGCAAGCCCGAAACCCAATTGAACGTATTCATCATCAGGTATTTAAAGGTGCTGAGTTTAATCCGGGAAAAGGAAACGCCAGGTTCAGTCCGTGCAAAAATGCACAAGGTATACCGATTCCCACGATTTATGGTGGTGAAAATATTTCCGTTGCTGTCATGGAAACTGTCTATCATGACGTGCCGACAGGATGCAATAACTTGCCTTTTGATCTGGGAAAACTGGACAAACTGGTTTACAGCCAACTGACGCCTAATGTTGATCTCATTATTGTCGATATCAATGTGCGGTTATTGCGGAAATGGGGTCTTGAGCCAAAAGATGTTTTGTTTTCAGATGCCGAAAATTATTCCCGTACTCAGGCACTCGCAAGTCAGATCTACCAGG
This genomic interval carries:
- a CDS encoding RES family NAD+ phosphorylase, translated to MVNPLNSRSVKTGIWQARNPIERIHHQVFKGAEFNPGKGNARFSPCKNAQGIPIPTIYGGENISVAVMETVYHDVPTGCNNLPFDLGKLDKLVYSQLTPNVDLIIVDINVRLLRKWGLEPKDVLFSDAENYSRTQALASQIYQDNPTAQAIIWTSKQHGDKAIMLFGDRLKTNELTISIESQPLWSSNSIIKAVDLLADEMGLITYHNQEMI